A genomic stretch from Triplophysa dalaica isolate WHDGS20190420 chromosome 4, ASM1584641v1, whole genome shotgun sequence includes:
- the hmbsa gene encoding hydroxymethylbilane synthase a isoform X2 yields the protein MNGPFKCIRDGKGKLSRVIRMGTRKSQLARIQTDSVASRLKEIYPDVLLEIVAMSTIGDKILDTALSKIGEKSLFTKELENALERNEVDIVVHSLKDLPTSLPPGFTIGAILQRENPHDAVVLHPKNAGLTLDSLPEKSVIGTSSLRRAAQLKKRFPQLEFENIRGNLNTRLKKLDEKEDYAAIILAAAGLKRMGWETRISQILGPEDCMYAVGQGALAVEVRAQDKDILKMVSVLTHSDTMLRCISERAFLKQLEGGCSVPVAVHTELNGSMLYLTGAVFSLDGSECLKNSVEICVEIDNKVNESAQECVHVGVTANNVSSVALEAAEKLGVDLANLLLDKGAKEILTTARKLNDAQ from the exons ATGAATGGTCCATTCAAGTGCATTAGA GATGGAAAGGGTAAACTCAGTCGGGTTATTCGCATGGGAACAAGGAAGAGCCAG CTGGCTCGCATCCAGACGGACAGTGTGGCCAGCAGACTGAAAGAGATTTATCCTGATGTTCTTCTTGAGATAG TTGCCATGTCCACAATTGGGGACAAAATCTTGGACACTGCATTATCAAAG ATTGGCGAAAAGAGCCTCTTCACCAAGGAGCTGGAGAATGCCCTTGAGAGAAATGA GGTGGATATTGTGGTGCACTCTCTTAAGGACTTACCTACCTCATTGCCTCCTGGATTCACAATCGGAGCCATTCTTCA GCGTGAAAACCCCCATGATGCAGTGGTGCTTCATCCAAAGAATGCAGGGCTTACCTTGGATAGCTTGCCAGAGAAGAG TGTGATTGGCACAAGTTCGCTTCGCCGAGCAGCTCAGCTGAAGAAAAGGTTCCCTCAACTGGAGTTTGAAAATATT AGGGGGAACCTAAACACCCGTCTTAAGAAGCTGGATGAAAAGGAAGACTATGCTGCCATTATTCTGGCTGCCGCAGGCCTCAAACGCATGGGATGGGAAACCCGAATCAGTCAG ATTCTGGGTCCTGAAGATTGCATGTATGCTGTTGGCCAA GGAGCATTGGCAGTGGAAGTCAGAGCACAAgataaagacattttgaaaatggtATCTGTCCTGACTCATTCAGACACCATGCTGCGCTGCATCTCAGAGAGAGCCTTTCTCAAGCAGCTG GAAGGAGGCTGCAGTGTGCCTGTTGCTGTTCATACAGAATTGAATGGCTCCATG TTGTATTTGACTGGGGCAGTTTTTAGTTTGGATGGCTCTGAGTGCTTGAAGAATTCTGTGGAGATATGTGTGGAAATAGACAACAAA GTGAACGAGAGCGCACAGGAATGTGTACACGTTGGAGTCACTGCCAACAACGTATCTTCTGTCGCACTTGAAGCTGCTGAGAAACTAGGGGTAGACCTGGCAAATTTACTCCTTGATAAGGGGGCCAAAGAAATTCTTACAACAGCCAGAAAACTAAATGATGCtcaataa
- the arcn1a gene encoding archain 1a produces MVLLAAAVCTKAGKALVSRQFVEMTRTRVEGLLAAFPKLMNTGKQHTFVETESVRYVYQPLEKLYMVLVTTKNSNILEDLETLRLFSRVIPEYCRVLEESEISEHCFDLIFAFDEIVALGYRENVNLAQIRTFTEMDSHEEKVFRAVRETQEREAKAEMRRKAKELQQIRRDTDRGKKGPGFGGFGSSGMSSSSSNMSIITDTLIEPEKPKPTPVPVRSSGSSKALKLVGKGKEVDDFVDKLKSEGENIILPSTGKRPTDASKSLPAPVHTESVHLRVEEKITLTCGRDGGLQNMEIIGMITLRVSDEKNGRIRMHINNNDKRGVQLQTHPNVDKKLFTAESVIGLKNPDKSFPLKNDVGVLKWRLQTTDESFIPLTINCWPSESGTGCDVNIEYELQDDSLELNDVVIYIPVPSGVGAPVIGDLDGEYRHDSRRNILEWCLPVIDVKNKTGSLEFSIPGQPNDFFPVNVSFVSKGNYCDIQVATVSQVDGDSPVRFSSETSFLVDKYEIL; encoded by the exons ATG GTGCTGTTGGCAGCAGCAGTGTGCACCAAGGCGGGTAAAGCCCTGGTGTCGCGGCAGTTCGTGGAGATGACGCGGACACGAGTGGAGGGTCTGCTGGCCGCTTTTCCCaaactgatgaacacagggaagCAACATACATTTGTGGAGACAGAGAGTGTGCGCTACGTTTACCAGCCGCTGGAGAAACTCTACATGGTGCTTGTTACCACAAAGAACAGTAACATACTGGAGGACCTGGAGACACTGCGTCTCTTCTCACGTGTG ATTCCTGAATACTGTCGTGTCCTGGAGGAGAGTGAGATTTCTGAGCACTGCTTCGACCTCATCTTCGCCTTTGATGAAATTGTCGCACTCGGTTACAGAGAAAATGTCAACTTAGCCCAGATTCGAACATTTACAGAGATGGACTCTCATGAAGAAAAGGTGTTCCGTGCCGTCAGAGAG ACTCAGGAGCGTGAGGCTAAAGCAGAGATGAGAAGGAAAGCTAAGGAGCTGCAGCAGATACGGCGTGACACTGACCGTGGAAAGAAGGGGCCAGGCTTCGGCGGTTTTGGCAGCTCGGGCAtgagcagcagcagcagcaacatGTCTATAATCACAGACACGCTGATCGAACCAGAGAAACCCAAACCTACCCCAGTGCCTGTCAG GTCCAGTGGTTCGAGTAAAGCACTTAAATTGGTTGGAAAGGGGAAAGAAGTGGATGACTTTGTGGACAAGCTTAAGTCAGAGGGAGAAAACATAATCTTGCCCAGCACAGGCAAAAGACCCACAGACGCATCAAAATCGCTACCTGCTCCAGTCCACACAGAGAG tgtgcatctgcgagtggaGGAAAAGATTACCCTAACATGTGGTCGTGATGGCGGCCTTCAAAATATGGAAATTATTGGCATGATTACCCTCAGAGTGTCTGACGAAAAGAATGGCCGGATTAGGATGCACATCAACAATAATGACAAGAGGGGCGTCCAGTTACAG ACGCATCCCAATGTGGACAAAAAGCTATTCACAGCTGAGTCAGTGATTGGTCTGAAGAACCCAGACAAATCCTTCCCTCTCAAAAATGATGTGGGTGTACTGAAATGGAGACTACAGACCACAGATGAATCATTCATACCACTAACAA TAAACTGCTGGCCCTCTGAGAGTGGCACTGGCTGTGATGTAAACATTGAGTATGAGTTACAAGATGACTCACTGGAACTCAACGATGTAGTGATCTATATCCCAGTGCC GTCAGGTGTGGGTGCTCCTGTGATCGGTGATCTAGATGGAGAATATCGTCATGACAGCAGACGGAATATTCTGGAATGGTGTCTGCCTGTTATCGATGTGAAGAATAAGACCGGTAGCCTGGAGTTCAGTATACCTGGCCAGCCCAACGACTTCTTCCCTGTCAATGTCTCTTTTGTCTCCAAAGGCAACTACTGTGACATTCAG GTTGCTACTGTGTCTCAGGTGGATGGGGACAGTCCGGTTCGGTTCTCCTCAGAAACATCTTTTTTGGTTGATAAGTACGAAATACTGTAG
- the LOC130420153 gene encoding histone H2AX, whose protein sequence is MTGRGKTGGKARAKAKTRSSRAGLQFPVGRVHRLLRKGNYAERVGAGAPVYLAAVLEYLTAEILELAGNAARDNKKSRIIPRHLQLAVRNDEELNKLLGGVTIAQGGVLPNIQAVLLPKKTGQVAPSSGKSGKKGSSQSQEY, encoded by the coding sequence ATGACTGGAAGAGGAAAAACTGGAGGAAAAGCCCGCGCCAAGGCAAAGACTCGCAGCTCTCGCGCCGGTCTGCAGTTCCCCGTTGGACGTGTTCATCGTCTTCTGAGAAAAGGCAACTATGCTGAGAGGGTAGGAGCTGGTGCTCCTGTCTACCTGGCCGCTGTTCTTGAGTATCTCACCGCTGAGATCCTCGAGTTGGCGGGAAACGCCGCAAGAGACAACAAGAAGAGTCGTATTATCCCTCGTCATCTTCAGCTGGCTGTCCGAAACGATGAAGAGTTGAACAAACTGCTCGGCGGAGTGACCATCGCTCAGGGTGGTGTTCTGCCCAACATCCAGGCCGTTCTCCTGCCCAAGAAGACCGGCCAAGTTGCACCCAGTTCTGGTAAATCTGGCAAGAAAGGCTCATCCCAGTCACAGGAGTATTGA
- the hmbsa gene encoding hydroxymethylbilane synthase a isoform X1 produces the protein MSENISICQDGKGKLSRVIRMGTRKSQLARIQTDSVASRLKEIYPDVLLEIVAMSTIGDKILDTALSKIGEKSLFTKELENALERNEVDIVVHSLKDLPTSLPPGFTIGAILQRENPHDAVVLHPKNAGLTLDSLPEKSVIGTSSLRRAAQLKKRFPQLEFENIRGNLNTRLKKLDEKEDYAAIILAAAGLKRMGWETRISQILGPEDCMYAVGQGALAVEVRAQDKDILKMVSVLTHSDTMLRCISERAFLKQLEGGCSVPVAVHTELNGSMLYLTGAVFSLDGSECLKNSVEICVEIDNKVNESAQECVHVGVTANNVSSVALEAAEKLGVDLANLLLDKGAKEILTTARKLNDAQ, from the exons ATGTCTGAAAACATTAGTATTTGTCAA GATGGAAAGGGTAAACTCAGTCGGGTTATTCGCATGGGAACAAGGAAGAGCCAG CTGGCTCGCATCCAGACGGACAGTGTGGCCAGCAGACTGAAAGAGATTTATCCTGATGTTCTTCTTGAGATAG TTGCCATGTCCACAATTGGGGACAAAATCTTGGACACTGCATTATCAAAG ATTGGCGAAAAGAGCCTCTTCACCAAGGAGCTGGAGAATGCCCTTGAGAGAAATGA GGTGGATATTGTGGTGCACTCTCTTAAGGACTTACCTACCTCATTGCCTCCTGGATTCACAATCGGAGCCATTCTTCA GCGTGAAAACCCCCATGATGCAGTGGTGCTTCATCCAAAGAATGCAGGGCTTACCTTGGATAGCTTGCCAGAGAAGAG TGTGATTGGCACAAGTTCGCTTCGCCGAGCAGCTCAGCTGAAGAAAAGGTTCCCTCAACTGGAGTTTGAAAATATT AGGGGGAACCTAAACACCCGTCTTAAGAAGCTGGATGAAAAGGAAGACTATGCTGCCATTATTCTGGCTGCCGCAGGCCTCAAACGCATGGGATGGGAAACCCGAATCAGTCAG ATTCTGGGTCCTGAAGATTGCATGTATGCTGTTGGCCAA GGAGCATTGGCAGTGGAAGTCAGAGCACAAgataaagacattttgaaaatggtATCTGTCCTGACTCATTCAGACACCATGCTGCGCTGCATCTCAGAGAGAGCCTTTCTCAAGCAGCTG GAAGGAGGCTGCAGTGTGCCTGTTGCTGTTCATACAGAATTGAATGGCTCCATG TTGTATTTGACTGGGGCAGTTTTTAGTTTGGATGGCTCTGAGTGCTTGAAGAATTCTGTGGAGATATGTGTGGAAATAGACAACAAA GTGAACGAGAGCGCACAGGAATGTGTACACGTTGGAGTCACTGCCAACAACGTATCTTCTGTCGCACTTGAAGCTGCTGAGAAACTAGGGGTAGACCTGGCAAATTTACTCCTTGATAAGGGGGCCAAAGAAATTCTTACAACAGCCAGAAAACTAAATGATGCtcaataa